From Actinomyces procaprae:
TCTCGAGACTGTGATGCCGACGGCCATCCTCGGGTCGGTAAGGACGTCGTCGGGCCAGTGAGGTCACCCTCGCACGGGGCCGTCCTCGAGAGCCTGGCTGCGTCGCAGGCGCCTCACCGCCTCATAAGCGGCTAGCCAGCACCCACAAACAGTCCCACCTCCCGGACGCCTCCATATGTTCGTGGGCGTGGCAGTCGGCGTTTCGCCGGACGCGGGACCCGGTGAACCTGCCGGTCTTCCCTCGCCGACGCCGACGAACCCCGCCAGACCGCGCCGGACTCATCTGCCTGGAAACCCCGGGCCGGGAAGCGGGACCATTTGCAACGCCACCTCCCCATCTGCAACGCCACTTCGGGGTTAACAACGCCAGTTAACCGTCTGCTGAAGGGTGCTGAGGTATACAGCAGACCGTTAAGTAGCGCTGTTAACGTCCAACCGGCGCAGCAGACAGCTCAGCCCGACACGCCCCCGAACCGGAAGAGCCCCTTATCGACCGACCTCAGCACGTAACAACTACCGACCTCGGTGGTTACAACTACCGACCTCGGTGGTTGCAACTACCGATCTCAGCACGTAACAACTACCGATCTCGCGGAAGGGGTGGGCGGGTGGGCGGGTGGGCGGGGGTGGTCGGGGGGGGCGGGGGGGGCCGACGAGCTCAGTGCGCGACGGGCACATCCAGCGGCATGCCGGAGTCGGGGGCGAAGTCCATGGGGCTCGGCTCCACTCCCGCGCGCACGGCAGCCGCGCCGAGGGCCGCGATCTGGGCACCGTTATCCGTGCAGTACTTCAGCGGCGGCAGCCGCAGGGTAATGCCTGCCTCCGCGCAGCGCTGCGCCGCGAGCGCCCGCAGCCGGGAGTTGGCGGAGAACCCGCCGCCGATCACCAGGGTGTCGCAGCCGGCGTCCCGGCAGGCCTGCACGGCCTTCGCGGTGAGTGAGTCGTTGACCGCCTCGGAGAAGGCGGCGCACACGTCGGCGGCCGGCACCTCCTGCCCGGAGTCGTGCAGTGACTCCACGTAGCGTGCGACCGCGGTCTTCAGCCCGGAGAAGGAGAAGTCGTAGCGGTGGCGCTCACGGTCCTTGGCGGCGGCCAGCCCGCGGGGGAAGCGGATCGCCGCTACATCTCCCTCCTGGGCGAGCCGGTCGACGTGCGGGCCGCCCGGGTAGGGCAGGCCGAGCAGTCGGCCGACCTTGTCGAAGGCCTCCCCGGCGGCGTCGTCCAGGGTGCCGCCCAGCTCGACGACGTCGGTGGCCAGGTCGTGGATGTCCAGCAGGCTGGAATGGCCGCCGGAGACGATCAGGCCGATGAAGTGCGCGGGGGCGGGGCCGTCAATGAGCTCGTCGACGGCGATGTGCCCGACGACGTGGTTCACGCCGTAGATGGGCTTGCCCAGCGACGCGGCCAGTGCCTTGGCGGCGCTTACGCCGACGGTGAGGGAGCCGATGAGCCCGGGGCCGGCGCTGACGGCTATGGCGTCGACATCCGCCAGGTCGGCTCCGGCCCGCTCCAGCGCGGCGTCGAGGGTGGGCAGGAAGGACTCCAGGTGGGCGCGTGAGGCGATCTCGGGGATTATGCCGCCGAAGCGGGCGTACTCGTCCATGGAGGTGGCCACGACGTCGCCGAGCAGTTCGCGCCCACGCACCAGGGCGACGCCGGTCTCGTCGCAGGTGGACTCAATGCCGAGGATCAGAGGTTCACTCACGGCGTCCAAGCGTAGCCGCCCGGCGGGCCCGGTGGGCACGCCGGGCGGGGTGCCCAAGAGGCCGTGCTTGCACGCCTTACACGAGCCGCCAGCCGGCGGCGCGGCTGCGATAGTTCCAGAAGTCCCGGTAGGGGCCGGGGGCGTCCAACAGGTCGGCGTGGGTGCCGTGCTGAGCCACCTGCCCGGCCTGGTCCATGACGATCACCTGGTCGGCGGCGGCGATGGTCTCCAGCTTGTGGGCGATCACGATCAGTGTGGAGGTGCGCCGCAGCTCCTGCATGGCGGCCACGATATGCGCCTCGTTCTCCGCATCCAGGGCACTGGTGGCCTCATCCAGCAGCACGATGGGCGCTTGTTTGAGCAGGGCGCGGGCGATGGAAACCCGCTGCCGCTCCCCACCAGACAGGGCCTGCCCGCCCTCACCGACGCGCGTGTCCCAGCCGTCGGGCAGCCGGTCCACGATCTCGGTGACCCCGGCCAGGTCAGCCGCCCACCGCACCCGATCAGTACCGGCCTCGGGGTCTCCGATGCGGATATTGGCCTCCAGGGTGTCATCGAAGAGGTATACGTCCTGGAAGACCATGGAGATCTGCCCCATGAGCTGAGATACCGGCATGTCTCGTACGTCGGTGCCGCCCACGCGCACGGTGCCGGCGTCCACGTCCCAGAAGCGGGCAACCAGACGGGCGATGGTGGTCTTCCCACTGCCGGAGGGACCCACCACCGCGCACATGGAGCGGGCGGGCACGCGCAGGCTCACTCCGCGCAGCACGGGCGCGTCGGCCCGGTAGGAGAAGTGGACGGCGTCGAGCTCGACGGCGCCGGGCTCTGGCTCCGCGGCGGCGGCGCCCGGCTCCGGCAGCGGGGGGACGTCCATGACGGCGTCGAGGTGGTCCATCATCTGGCGGCGCTCCTCAATGCCCGCGGTGGTGGCGCCGATGGTGTCTAGCATGGTGGTGAACCGCAGGCACATGCCGATGGTGACGACCGCCTGCAACGGGGCCAGGGCCCCGGAGACGGACAGGGCCGCCGACAGGGCGATCATGGCTACGACGATCACCTGGACCAGGACACCATTGACCAGGTTGCCGGCGGTCTCCCACCACAGGCCGCGGCGGGAGGTGCGGGCAGCGACGTCGAAGGCGTCGGCCAGCTGCCGGTAGTCGGTGCTTGCGTGGCAGGAGCGCAGTGCTCCCTGGCAGCGCGCGAATTCCACAATGCGGGCGGCGAGCTCGCGCTCAGCGGGCTCGGAGAGGGCCTTGCCGCGGTCGATCATGCGGCGGGAGACCCGTAAGAACACCGCCAGCAAAGGTGCCGCGCAGGTCAGCAGCAGCCCCAGCCGCCAGTCCCACGCCCAGGAGCCGAGCCAGATGACCACGCACCCGGCCACGGTGGTGCTGAGCGAATTCAGGAAGTGCGCCACCGACTCGGACAGTGACATCATCTCCCGGGAGACGGCCCGGGACATGACGCCGGCGGAGTCGGCGGTGAACCAACTCAGGGGCACGCGGGCCACCTGGTCGCCGATGGCGTAGTGGACGTCGTGCTGGAAGCCGAGCGCCCCGGTCATGCCGATACGCTGGCTGAAGTAGTCGGCGACGGCGCAGGTGACGGCGAGGACGGCGAGCACGATGAGCCAGGCGCCGAAGCCGAGCCCCCAGCTGGCTCGACCGGTCACCAATGCCACCGAGGCCGGCAGCAGGAACAGCAGCGCCAGGCCCGAGGACACACCGCTGAGGACTCCGATTCCTATACCGCCGACGACCTGCCGCCAGGCAACGGGCCCCATGAGGCGTCGGTAGCGGGCCATCAAGGAGTGGGAGACAGGCGGATCCGCAGCAGCCGGGGCGCCGGGTGCCGCCCGGTTCACGACGCGCTTCACGGGATAACTCGTGGTGTCAGTCATGGCGGTTCTCCTCGGAGTCGACGGCGACGCCGCCCTGGCGCAGCAGCGCCCGGTAGTGGGGTTCGGTCAGGAGTTCGTCGTGAGTGCCGGCAGCCACGATGCGGCCGCGGTCCATGACCACGATGCGGTGGGCGCCGCGGACGGCTGCGGGCCGGTGGGCGATGACCAGCACCGTGCGCTCCTTGACCAGCTCCGCCAGGGCATGCTGAATCTCAGCCTCGGACTCGGGGTCTGCCATGGCGGTGGCCTCGTCGAGCAGGATCACCGGGGTGTCGCACAGTACGGCCCGGGCGATGGCGATGCGTTGGGCCTGCCCGCCGGACAGGGCCGTGTCCCGTCCGACGACGGTGTCATAGCCGGCGGGAAGGGTCATGATGAAGTCGTCAATCTGGGCGACGCGGGCGGCGGCACGCACCTGCTCCAGGTCCGCATCTGGGCGGCCGAGGGCGATGTTGTCGCGGATTGGGGCGTCGAGCAGCTGAGGATCTTGGAGGACGAAGGAGACCGTGTCGTACAGGGTCCGCTCATCCATGTCGCGCAGGTCCACCCCGCCGATGCGCACCGTGCCGGCGTCGGGGTCGGCGAAGCGGGCAATCAGGGTCGCCAGGGTCGATTTGCCGGAGCCGGAGGGGCCCAGCAGGGCGGTGACGGTGCCGGGCTCCAGGGTCAGGGAGGCGTCGTCGACGGCGAGGGTCCGCCCGTAGGAGTAGGACACGTGCTCGATCTCCACGCGGGCGCCGTCCGGGCGGCGCGGGTGGACGGCGGCGGGCAGGGTGGGGGCGTCGAGAATGTCGCACAGGCGCAGCGCGGCCGCCCCGGCCTGCTGGTAGGACCAGGAGACGGAGGCGATGGTGACCATGGCACCGGGCAGCACGAGGGCGATCAGCGTGGTGGTGAGCATCTGCGGCAGCGTCACCAGGCCGGAGCGCAGCAGCAGGCTCCCGCCGCCCAGGTTGACCAGTAGCAGCACCGGGATGGACACCCAGGTGATGGACAAGCAGCTGATATTCATCATCGACATGGCCCAGGCGCGGTAGAACGTGGAGAACTCGTCGCCGGCGCGCAGGTAGGCGGCGTGGGCGCGGCCGACCTGCCCGAAGGCCTTGACCACCCCGATGCCGGCGACGAACTCCACCATGGCGGAGGAGATGTTCTCCAGGCGGCGGTCCATCTCCACGGTCTTCTCATTCATGCCGCGCATGGACAGGGAGTAGGTGGCGAAGAACAGCGGGATGGTGCCGATGCTCAGCAGTCCCAGGCGCCAGTCGATCCAGAAGGCGCAGGCCAGGAGCGCCACCGGGGAGATGACCGCGTTGAGGCGCTCCACCGGCCCGTGGGCGATGACGGTGTGCACGGTGGTGGTGTCGTCCTGCACCGCCTTGCGCAGCCGGCCGGAGGTGGATGCGGTGAACCAGCTCAGGGGCGTGCGGGTCAGCCGGGAGATGATGTCACGGCGCAGCCGGTCACGCAGGGCGAGGTCGGCGAAGTGGGTGATGAGCAGGGCCAGGGAGTACAGCAGCAGGCGGGTCGAGTAGGCACCGATCAGCACCATCACCGTGGCGCGCACGCGCGCCGGGTCGGGGGCAGAGCCCACCTCGTGCGCCGCCAGCAGGATGTCGCCCAGTTGTACGAGCGCCACATACGGGGCGATGGACAGTAGCCCGGAAA
This genomic window contains:
- the tsaD gene encoding tRNA (adenosine(37)-N6)-threonylcarbamoyltransferase complex transferase subunit TsaD, giving the protein MSEPLILGIESTCDETGVALVRGRELLGDVVATSMDEYARFGGIIPEIASRAHLESFLPTLDAALERAGADLADVDAIAVSAGPGLIGSLTVGVSAAKALAASLGKPIYGVNHVVGHIAVDELIDGPAPAHFIGLIVSGGHSSLLDIHDLATDVVELGGTLDDAAGEAFDKVGRLLGLPYPGGPHVDRLAQEGDVAAIRFPRGLAAAKDRERHRYDFSFSGLKTAVARYVESLHDSGQEVPAADVCAAFSEAVNDSLTAKAVQACRDAGCDTLVIGGGFSANSRLRALAAQRCAEAGITLRLPPLKYCTDNGAQIAALGAAAVRAGVEPSPMDFAPDSGMPLDVPVAH